The Stenotrophomonas maltophilia sequence GCCTGGTGGTCGCTTCGCGGCTGTCGATCACCCAATCCCTGCCGATCCGCCTGGAAGCGCAGGTGCGGCAGGTGGCCGGCGTGCGTGACGTGGCCTATGGCATGTGGTTCGGTGGCATCTACCAGGACCCGAAGAACTTCTTCCCGAACTTCTCGGTGTCGCCCAACTACTTCGATGTCTACCGCGAGCTGCAGATCGATCCGGCACAGCTGGAGGACTGGAAGCAGACCCGCACCGGCGCCATCGTCGGCGAGACCCTGGCCAAGCAGTTCGGCTGGAAGATCGGCGACACCATCCCGCTGCAGGCAACCATCTTCCCGCGGGGCGGCAGCAACGACTGGCCGCTGGAACTGAAGGGCATCTACCGTTCCAAGGACCGTGCTCTGGCGGCCAACGAAGAACGCCAGTTGATGATGAACTGGAAGTACTTCGATGAGTCCAACGACTACATCAAGAACCAGGTGAGCTGGTACACGGTGACGCTGGACAATCCGGATCATTCCTCGCGGGTGGCGCAGGCCATCGATGCCATCTCGGCCAACTCCGACCACGAGACCAAGACCCAGACCGAGTCGGCGTTCCAGCAGGCCTTCGTCAAGCAGTTCGCCGACATCGGCATGATCGTCACTTCAATCATGGGTGCGGTGTTCTTCACCCTGCTGCTGTTGACCGGCAACACCATGGCCCAAGCCGTGCGCGAGCGCGTGCCGGAGCTGGCCACGCTGAAGACGCTGGGCTTCAAGGACAGCACCGTGCTGACCCTGGTGATGGTGGAGTCGGTGCTGCTGATCGGCCTGGGCGGCCTGATCGGCATGGGCCTGGCCGCGCTGATCCTGCCAGCGATCGGACCGAAGAGCATGGGCATGCTGCCACCGCACGTGCCGACGCCAACCTGGCTGATGGGGCTGGGCCTGATCGTGGTGATCGGCATCATCGTCGGCCTGCTGCCGGCGCTGCGTGCCAAGCGCCTGAAGATCGTCGACGCACTGGCCGGCCGCTGAGGAGGACACCGACATGTTCAAGAGCAAACTCAAGAAGTGGCTGGGCAACGGCGTGACGGTGCTGCTGCTGGTGATCGGCCTGGTGCTGTGGATCAGCCTGCCATGGGTTGGCGTGCTGGCCGTGGCCGTGCTGGTGGCCCTGTGGCTGCTGCTGACCCGGGGCGGACGGCTGGCACTGGCGGCCACCCGCATCGGCGTGGCCAGCCTGCCGCAGCGCTGGGGCGCATCCTCGGTGATCTTGGTCGGCATCGCCGGTGTGGTCGG is a genomic window containing:
- a CDS encoding ABC transporter permease, which gives rise to MKYFSLVWAQLFRSRTRTLLTLLSVVAAFLLFGMLDSVRVAFTSGGSVEGANRLVVASRLSITQSLPIRLEAQVRQVAGVRDVAYGMWFGGIYQDPKNFFPNFSVSPNYFDVYRELQIDPAQLEDWKQTRTGAIVGETLAKQFGWKIGDTIPLQATIFPRGGSNDWPLELKGIYRSKDRALAANEERQLMMNWKYFDESNDYIKNQVSWYTVTLDNPDHSSRVAQAIDAISANSDHETKTQTESAFQQAFVKQFADIGMIVTSIMGAVFFTLLLLTGNTMAQAVRERVPELATLKTLGFKDSTVLTLVMVESVLLIGLGGLIGMGLAALILPAIGPKSMGMLPPHVPTPTWLMGLGLIVVIGIIVGLLPALRAKRLKIVDALAGR